The nucleotide window CGATGAGGTTCGGCGTGCTCTCGGTGCCGACGGTGTTGCTGTTCAAGGACGGCGCGGTCAAGGACCAGAGCATCGGACTCCTCTCGAAGAAGGCGCTCCAGGACAAGATCGAGAAGGTGCTCTGAGATGCTGGAGCGCCTGAACGAGTGGGGTTTCGCCCTCGGGCAGATGCTCCAGGGACAGCTCGCCCGGGGTTCGGCCGCGGCGGTCCTGGTCGTGTTCGCGGCGGGGCTCGTCACCAGCCTGACGCCCTGCGTCTACCCCATGTACCCGGTGATGGTTCCCTATATCCTGGGAGCCGCCCAGGGGAACCGGCGGAAGGCGTTCACCCTGTCGACGGTGTACGTCCTCGGCCTGGCGGCGATCTACACGGCCCTCGGGGTCGCAGCGGCGCTCCTGGGGAAGACCTTCGGCCGGATGACGGACACGCCGTGGATCCCCCTCGTCTTCGGCCTGCTGATCGTAATGTTCGGCCTCGGAATGCTCGACGTGTTCACCCTCCGGCTCCCGTCGTTCCTCACCGGCATCCAGTCGGCGGGGACGGTTCGCGGAGGGTACGTCGGGGCGCTGCTGCTCGGGATCGCCGCGGGGTTCGTCGCGGCGCCTTGCACGGCGCCGGTGCTCGGCGTGCTGCTCACCTACGTGGCCGCGCAGCACCGGGTCGTCTGGGGCGGCCTGCTCACATTCGTGTTCTCCGTGGGGATGGGTTCCCTGCTCCTGGTCCTCGGCGTCTTCGCCGGGCTCCTGGGGAGCCTGCCGAAACCCGGGCGTTGGATGGTCACGGTGAAGATCGCGATGGGGGCCCTGATGGTGCTCATCGGGGCCGGGTTCGTCTGGGTCGCGATCTCCCGGCTCATCGGCAGGGGCGGCGCCGCGTGAGCGCGAGGCTCACGGTCGGGCTGCTGTTCGGCGGTGCGTCGGTCGAGCATGAGGTGTCCGTCGCGTCCGCGCGAGGGGTCGCGCGCGGGCTCGACCCCGGACGCTTCGAGTGCATCCCCATCGGGGTCACCGGTGACGGGCGCTGGCTCCCGCCGGAGGCCTCCAGGGCGATCCTCGGGGGGAGCGAGGCCCGCGTCGAGCGGCCCGCGGGCGGGGGCGACGACCGCCTGGTGGTGGATCCGGGCGGAGGCGGGCTCCTCCTGCTCTCCGGGCGCGATCCCGCGCGCCCGGTCCCGCTGGACGTGCTCTTCCCCGTGCTCCACGGATGGGGAGGCGAGGACGGTAGGCTCCAGGGCGCGATGGATCTCGCCGGCATCCCGTGCGTCGGCGCCGGCGTCCTCGGCTCCGCCCTGGGAATGGACAAGGCGGTCGCGAAGACGATCTTCGGAGCTCGCGGGCTTCCGGTCGGCCCGTGGATCGCCTTCTCCCACGAGGATTACCGGTCCGCACCCGCGGAGATCGAGCGACGGCTCGCGTCGTCGCTGGGGTTCCCGGTGTTCGTCAAGCCGTCGAACGGCGGCTCCTCGGTGGGGATCACGAAGGTCGGCGGGCCGGACGGGCTCGAGGCGGCGATCGATGCGGCCTTCGATTGCGACCTCAAGGTGATCGCCGAGGCGGCGATCGATGGCCAGGAAGTGGAGTGCGCGGTGCTGGGGAACGACCGGCCCGAGGCCTCGATCCCCGGCGAGATCGAGCCGTCCCGGGAGTTCTACGACTACGCCGCGAAGTATCTCGATGGCACTTCGCGGCTGAGAATCCCTGCGGCGATCCCCGCCGCCACCGCGGAGACGGTGCGGCGGATCGCCGTCGAGGCGTTTCTCGCCCTCGACCTCGCGGGGATGGCGAGAGTAGACTTCTTCGTGGAGAGACCGACGGGGAAGGTGCTGCTGAACGAGGCGAACACGCTGCCCGGCTTCACCGGGATCAGCATGTACCCCAAGCTCTGGGAGGCGTCGGGCCTGCCTTACCCGGAGCTGCTCGACCGGCTCGTCCGGTTGGCGCTCGACGAGGCGTCGTCGGTCCGCAAGCGCGCGACGCGCCTCCGAGCCTGACCGGGGACACCGGCTGCTCTTGGCCCGAGCGGATCGCTCATGGCCGACGGCGGTGTTCTCGTCCTGAACAGCGTGTACCAGGCGGTGCAGATCACCGGGGTGCGCCGCGCCTTCGTCCTGTTCTGCGGAGGCCGCGCCCGCGCCGTCGCTCCGGATTTCTCAAGCTACGATTTCGAGAACTGGTGCGACCTTCCCTACGGAGCCGGTGAAGACCTCATCCGAACGCCGCGTCGGGAGATCAGGATCCCCAGGGTGATCCAGCTCCTGCACTACGACAGGCTGCCGCGCCGCGAGATCCGGTTCAACCGGAGGAACATCTTCTTCCGGGACCGGAACCGCTGCCAGTACTGCGGCCGGGTGTTCCCGCAGCGGGACCTCAACCTCGACCACGTGGTCCCGCTCTCACGCGGCGGAGGGTCGTCGTGGGACAACGTCGTTTGCGCCTGCCTCGCGTGCAACGGCCGGAAGGGGAACCGCCTGCCCCACGAGGCGGGGATGGCGCTCATACGGCCGCCGAAGAAGCCTGCCGGCCATCCCGTCCTGAGGGCCGGCTGGATCGGGCCCCTGCACGAGCAGTGGCGGACGTTCCTCGACGTCGCGTACTGGAACGTCGAGCTGGAGGAGGATGTTCTCCCCGGCGCGCGGGAGACCGATCCCCTGGCCGCGTTCCAGCACGGCGGGTAGGGGCGAGGATCAGCGGGATGAATCGACGCGGAGGGCGGGCCGGCCTGCTCGCCTGCGGCGCGGCGATGGCCGCATCCCTCGCACTGGCGGGCTGCGGACCGACGCCGCCCTCGAGCCGATCGGCATCGAGCGCGCCCGCCGACTCACAGGAGGCGGTGGACCGATTGAGGTCGCTGCCGTACGCGGGGGCGGCGCCGTTCGCCGACCGCGAAGGCGACGGGGTGGTGCAGGCCGACGAGCGCCGCTCTTGCCCGGGTTACAACCTGTACAGCATCCACGAGAGGTGCCGGGCCGAGCTCGTCGATGCCCGGGGGAAGCTCGTGCGCGCCTGGCAGCTTCAGCCCAGCTCGAGCTGGTCCAACGTCGTGCTGCTCCCGAACGGCGACCTGCTCGTCGTCGG belongs to Terriglobia bacterium and includes:
- a CDS encoding HNH endonuclease produces the protein MADGGVLVLNSVYQAVQITGVRRAFVLFCGGRARAVAPDFSSYDFENWCDLPYGAGEDLIRTPRREIRIPRVIQLLHYDRLPRREIRFNRRNIFFRDRNRCQYCGRVFPQRDLNLDHVVPLSRGGGSSWDNVVCACLACNGRKGNRLPHEAGMALIRPPKKPAGHPVLRAGWIGPLHEQWRTFLDVAYWNVELEEDVLPGARETDPLAAFQHGG
- a CDS encoding sulfite exporter TauE/SafE family protein — encoded protein: MLERLNEWGFALGQMLQGQLARGSAAAVLVVFAAGLVTSLTPCVYPMYPVMVPYILGAAQGNRRKAFTLSTVYVLGLAAIYTALGVAAALLGKTFGRMTDTPWIPLVFGLLIVMFGLGMLDVFTLRLPSFLTGIQSAGTVRGGYVGALLLGIAAGFVAAPCTAPVLGVLLTYVAAQHRVVWGGLLTFVFSVGMGSLLLVLGVFAGLLGSLPKPGRWMVTVKIAMGALMVLIGAGFVWVAISRLIGRGGAA
- a CDS encoding D-alanine--D-alanine ligase, with product MSARLTVGLLFGGASVEHEVSVASARGVARGLDPGRFECIPIGVTGDGRWLPPEASRAILGGSEARVERPAGGGDDRLVVDPGGGGLLLLSGRDPARPVPLDVLFPVLHGWGGEDGRLQGAMDLAGIPCVGAGVLGSALGMDKAVAKTIFGARGLPVGPWIAFSHEDYRSAPAEIERRLASSLGFPVFVKPSNGGSSVGITKVGGPDGLEAAIDAAFDCDLKVIAEAAIDGQEVECAVLGNDRPEASIPGEIEPSREFYDYAAKYLDGTSRLRIPAAIPAATAETVRRIAVEAFLALDLAGMARVDFFVERPTGKVLLNEANTLPGFTGISMYPKLWEASGLPYPELLDRLVRLALDEASSVRKRATRLRA